The DNA sequence GAAGGCGAGGATCTGCAGCTCCGTTACGAACAACGGCTCCGGCATGTCCTACTCCTGCTCGTCAACCTTCATCTCATCCTCAGCGATGCCATAAATTCCAGCGGCTTATATTATTAACACAACACATCATAATTTGTTGCAATATTTACACTTGCAACCACAATTATATTTATCGTGGCCCTAACAGCTACCTCTCCCAATGGATCTTACGACTAACATGTACAACTCAGTAGTTTACATGTATTAAGAGTCACATATCTTAACAACTTATAGTCCATGTTGCAATAGAGCCTCCTATTGTGATTAAATTTGTGATGCTGTAAAAACAAGTGGTTCGATTAGGGTAAAACTTTTTTAGTGATTGAACAATTTGTGTTAAAGAAATGATCACAAGTGCAAAATCAATTTTCATGGCATTTTGCACTTGCTAAATAAGATAAAAAAGCTTCACTGATTTTGACACATACATGTAATGAAACTTTAGAAAAATCAAATGTACACAGCTTTCTTGACAATGGTTGACAAGATATCTTATgccatataaaaataatatcgTAAATTGTGTGTATACATAGCTCCACAACAATACGCAGGAGGAGAACCTAGTATACTTTATTTTGCGGTAGATTACCACAAAATAACCACAGTAAATGAATTACTGGCCTGCTTATTTATATCCTCAATCTATCTTACAAAATATATAATGGTAAAAAAATTTCACTCAATGCGAGACCAGATGTGTGCCGATTAATCAAAACGGGATGTTAGTGTTGATAACTGCGCCAGGCTTCAATCCAACAGGGAAAATCTCATCCCTGTTGCGGTAGCCACCACCCTTCACAGCAAAGCGGACGGAGAGGGGTCCCTTGAGCGGTGCCTTGCTGTCTTGTGTAAAGGTCTTGGCTGGTGACTCCTTCATGTCGTCCAAAAATTCCGCGGCGCCCTTTTCTCTGATGGCCAGCTCATGGATGGGGAGGTTGGCGACAAGGACTAGGTGGGTGTACGTGGGGGTAGTGCCCTTGCCGACCGTCAAGGTCACACTGTTGCCGCACAATCCAACAGCAAACAATGCTGCCAGCGCTGCCATTGCGAGCAGGAAGGAGGACGAGGATGCCATTGGTGACCTAATAACTCAGTAGGAGTAACTTACCCTATTTCCTGATGGATTGAGAGGGTGGGAGGGAGGGATATGTGCGGTGATTGTTGTTGCGGATTATTACATCAGCTGGCTGCTTATTTATGGGCTGTGTCGGCAAGAAAATTAGGCATGGACATACGACATGCCACCAAGATCTCAGCCCGGCCGGCTTGTTTGTTGACGAATACTTGTTCAATTGCCCCAAATAGATGTGTGCTCAGTAGTCCAGCTTGTCTTCCTTTCAGGCAAAAGAAGCGCAGGACATGCAGATCTGTCATGAAGCACTGGCCATCCGACCCGTATCTTTTTCTCTAGTACTATTTTCAGTAAAATACAGAAAAAGTCACACCGTGACCTACTTAAACAAATATAGTACTCTTTATACCTTCAAATATAAGAGTTTACATATTCAAAATTTGTTATCTTTGACCACTATTATTAGTCTAATCTACTGTAAAAATTCTGGACCAAACAATGAGGACCAGATATGGCCATGTAACCAGTTAATCCACAAACCGTTGGATCTAGTAAAAGCATAATATGGACCATGGTGAGGCCCCTTCAGTCACTATGCTTGATCTCCATCTACTCAGCTAAACTGCAGGATCAAGTTGAAGAGGTATATGCCATGAAACCAACCGTCTAGTAGTTGCATAGGATAATAATTCCAAGATGTGACTAGAGCTATCTTTAGTGTGGTCATGATAGTTGTTGAACACCCCTAACATGAAATGTGCCTTGTAAAATGAACATGTACAACGAGTATCCAAATAGGGTTAAATAGTACGTAGTGGTTCCGGCTTCTCTTGTTGTCTGGGTGATTTGAGGGATCATGACGCTATTGCTCGTATATACTATATTTGGTGCAGACTACCGGACTAGCGATCATTCCTGTCAGCCGAAAACCGTCAGGAATATACACAAAACTGTCAGTATTTAATTCGACCGACTGGAATTATCTCTAGTCTGGTAGTGAGCACCACCATGATTGTAGGACTCCATAAAATATGGTTCAAATATATAacatttttaaaaataaatgatTATTGTAACAGCTGTACGAAAGCTTCGTCCCATGAATGTGATTTTTctgcttgatgagtgtagaagtGAAAGACTATCGATATACATATTATGGGAATACCCCTTGAGACTTTATGTGTATATTTGTGCAGTGGCGGACTCAGGCCCTGGGTTGCCCATGCTGCATGCTGCCCGTGTCATTGACCGAAAAAACAATGGTAAATCATCTAAACAATGAAATATTAAGACTCTAATTTCTATAGTTGTGGAACTTTCATGTGTTATTAGCCAAGATCCTAGTGTCATCTTGGATCCACCCCTGTTCGTGCGAAAGCAGATTATTCACTACTGCATAGAATGTTTCTAGAGACGCCAAGGAAGCCTCTATATAAGTGGCTAGAAATAATTAAATACAACTATGCAAATATGATTTCCAGTGAAAGCTCTGAATCTATACACCCTTAGAAATACAATCGCAGATTTCACACATCTCATAAAAGAAAAGCAAGCATCATTTTTCGTGAATTTGAAAAGCCCCGCCAGCCAGTCACAACTCACTAGTAAGAACAGACTTTCGGTTTTAGGCTTCAGTCTCAGCGGTCACTTTTAGACCGGGGACTACAGAAAGTATTAGTCCAGGTTGGAGCTTCCAATTGGGACTAAAGTCCCCCCTGCCAACAGATAGAGCAGAGGGCTTTTTCAGCGTAGACATTTAGTTCCGATTTGTAGTTCAAATCGGGACTAAATGTCGCCTTCCAATCCTGGGTGGTCCAACAAAATGGGACCAAAGTTTTTATCTCGGTTTGTGGCTCCAACCGAGACTAGTGGTTGATCCATCGGTCCAGGTAGGCTCTACCATCCAGGACGAAACCGTCCCCACTATATATATCCGCTTCCACTATCCCCCAACCCGAGACAGTTTCAATTCTTCAGTCTTTTGCTTGTGTGCATGTTCACCTGTTGTTCTTGTTTGGGGGAGCAAGTTCTTACTCCAGGCCGCCGGCTTCATCATTACCTTGATTTCATCAATTCCTAAATGCACCCATGCCTGTTTTATTATTGTGGAGCCTCCTTCACATACGGTCCATCGGAACCGTAAATGGTATCATCGTCATCCTCACCATCATATCCTTTGTTCTCGTCTGCTTTGGAAGGAGCAATCCCTAGCTGTTGAACCCTCCCTGTCATTGTGGACATTTGCTTTTCCACACTCTCAGTGTGATGACTGACGCTTCTGATCTCATTGCTTATTATGGTTACCTATTGTAGCATGAAATCCTTCAGCTCCCGCAAATAACATTTCAATGCAAGCTCATTGGCAGGCATGGTTAGTTACAAAACAAAACTCCCTATGTACACTGA is a window from the Sorghum bicolor cultivar BTx623 chromosome 5, Sorghum_bicolor_NCBIv3, whole genome shotgun sequence genome containing:
- the LOC8076328 gene encoding expansin-B11, producing the protein MASSSSFLLAMAALAALFAVGLCGNSVTLTVGKGTTPTYTHLVLVANLPIHELAIREKGAAEFLDDMKESPAKTFTQDSKAPLKGPLSVRFAVKGGGYRNRDEIFPVGLKPGAVINTNIPF